One Platichthys flesus chromosome 14, fPlaFle2.1, whole genome shotgun sequence genomic region harbors:
- the apoda.2 gene encoding apolipoprotein Da, duplicate 2, translating into MKTMLVISLTLLSVLAASAQIIKFGKCPKPDVQADFDATRYVGRWYEIMKLPTAFQKGECGTATYSLKSPGVVGVLNRELLKDGTTNSITGSAKAKNPAEPAKLEVSFFENSPPGPYWVLSTDYEGHALVYGCTDFGLFRMEFSWILSREPTLSEETTEELHAILSSIGVNVAKMVSTDQDAELCSAMIQ; encoded by the exons ATGAAGACCATGCTGGTGATTTCCCTGACTCTGCTGTCTGTCCTGGCAGCCAGCGCTCAGATCATCAAGTTCGGCAAATGTCCCAAACCTGACGTTCAGGCCGACTTTGATGCAACCAGG TACGTGGGGAGGTGGTATGAGATCATGAAGCTCCCAACAGCCTTCCAGAAAGGCGAGTGCGGCACCGCCACCTACAGCCTGAAGAGCCCAGGAGTCGTCGGGGTCCTGAACAGGGAGCTGCT GAAGGACGGAACCACTAATTCTATCACCGGCTCTGCCAAGGCTAAGAACCCCGCCGAGCCTGCCAAGCTGGAGGTCTCCTTCTTTGAAA ATTCCCCTCCCGGTCCCTACTGGGTGCTCTCCACTGACTACGAGGGTCATGCTCTGGTCTACGGCTGCACCGACTTTGGCCTGTTCCGCATGGAGTTCTCCTGGATCCTGAGCAGGGAGCCCACCCTCTCTGAGGAGACCACCGAGGAGCTGCACGCCATCCTGTCCTCCATCGGAGTCAACGTGGCCAAGATGGTCTCCACCGACCAGGACGCAGAGTTGTGCAGCGCCATGATCCAGTAG
- the apoda.1 gene encoding apolipoprotein Da, duplicate 1, with amino-acid sequence MKLSSALAFVLVLPLTWAQVPHWGPCPEPSVQPAFNLKQFMGRWFEIAKLPAQFEKGRCIETNFTMRTDKSIRVVSSEILKGELRKIEGNGLIEDIKNPAKLGISYSYVLPYSPYWILSTDYTNTALVYSCTDILRLFHVDFAWILSRTRTLPDATVEKAKETFSNNNIDVSRMIASKQLGCDKTL; translated from the exons ATGAAGTTATCTTCAGCTCTGGCTTTTGTGCTGGTTCTCCCACTCACCTGGGCTCAGGTTCCTCACTGGGGACCGTGTCCAGAACCGTCTGTTCAACCTGCGTTTAACCTCAAGCAG TTCATGGGCAGGTGGTTTGAAATTGCCAAACTGCCGGCCCAGTTTGAGAAGGGCCGATGCATCGAGACCAACTTCACCATGAGGACGGACAAATCCATCCGAGTGGTCAGCTCTGAAATACT AAAAGGAGAGCTGAGGAAAATTGAAGGCAATGGACTCATAGAAGACATTAAGAATCCAGCCAAGCTGGGGATAAGTTATTCTTATG TCCTGCCCTACTCCCCGTACTGGATCCTGTCCACGGACTACACCAACACGGCCCTGGTGTATTCCTGCACGGACATCCTCAGGCTCTTCCACGTCGACTTTGCCTGGATCCTGAGCCGAACACGAACCCTGCCCGACGCCACCGTGGAGAAGGCCAAGGAGACCTTCAGCAACAACAACATCGACGTGAGCAGGATGATTGCCAGCAAGCAGCTAGGCTGTGACAAAACCCTGTGA
- the LOC133968913 gene encoding COP9 signalosome complex subunit 9, with product MPLKDQSNSTAMKPAVDEMFPEGAGPYVDLDEAGGSTGLLMDLAASEKAVHADFFNDFEDLFDDDDIQ from the exons ATGCCTCTGAAGGACCAGTCCAACTCCACCGCCATGAAACCAGCCGTGGATGAGATGTTTCCCGAAGGCGCTGGACCCTACGTGGACCTGGACGAG GCTGGGGGAAGCACAGGACTGCTCATGGACCTGGCTGCCAGCGAAAAGGCAGTTCATGCAGACTTCTTCAACG ATTTTGAAGATCTGTTTGACGACGATGACATCCAGTGA